The Pseudopipra pipra isolate bDixPip1 chromosome 23, bDixPip1.hap1, whole genome shotgun sequence genomic sequence taaattaattttcagtggcTGTGAGTTTGTGATTTGGGTGTTTataaacagcaaaattaaaGGCTGTGTAGGACTGACATGTTTTTAACCTCTGTCCTCGATGTGTTGTGTAGAAAGTAAAACAACCAAAGGAGGTTCACACATTTCATGCCCCAGTTCACAGGAgcattttctcttccaggaTTTATCAGTTGATGGTGACACCAGGGACGTTCTGCATCTCCTGAAGGACAACTCAGAGCATGTACTTTTAGTGCTGGAATTTATACAAACTGTAAGATTATTACAGCTGAGAGAGAGACACTTCAAGGAAATAGTCAGCAGCCTAAAAGGCTCTGAGAAGGTAAAACTAAAGTTCAGGAGAAGGTAAAACTAAATATATTATTAGTCAATATATTACCTTGCAGTTTCATTCAGAAAATCATGAATAGTTTGCATTGCTGTTGTTACTGTGCAAAGGACTTTGTTCTTCAAGCATCAGAGTTTCTTGAACAAAACCAGGATCTTGGGTTTggatctttctttccttttttttcatctctagTTTGTGGAGGAAGCAAATCTCATAACCAGTGAAGTGAGAAAATTCAGAGAGCAGAAAATGAGAAGGCTGGAGGGACAGTTGAAAGCCTCCCTGAAAAACAGAGGAACCAAGAAGAGGATTTCAAGCAGTTTTGATCCACTGCAGGTCAGAAAAGAGCAAATCCCAAATGTTTCCTAATTGAACACTCATCACATGCACAGGACATAAGATGAATGGTCTGATGCTAATGAGACCATGGCTGCAGCTGTCCTGTGCTATCAAATTCACAACaaatacaggaagaaaaaagggttGAAGGGAGAGATTAGGAGttgaagggatgggagaagAACAGCTTCCAAAAGCAGGTTATGCACGAAAGTACAGGgggaacaaagaaaaagagtttaatggaattttctgctttgcagatCAAAACCACCAccttgaaaagagaagaaaccacagaagaaagggaagacCCGTGGCAGGCTTTCCAAGGGGAGCATCTGGACCTCAAAGGATCTCCCAGCTGGGCAACACCAGCTGAAGGAGCAAAGCTGCAGGATCAGCTgctccctggagagcagaggaggaggaggaggaggaggagggagctctcagggctgcagcaggacgGGGTACTGTGAGACCACACACCCTCTCTCCAgcttttgggggggattttttgctattttctgATCTTCAGCCTCAAAGATCACGAGGACTGCTGCTCATCATCCCAGAGGGGGAGAAACTCAGCAGCATTTTCCAGGCACTGCCTCTGACAGCTCCTCACTTTTCCTCCTAGGACTCGAGggaagagcacagggaaggaaaagcttTCCCAGGAAAGGATTTTCACCCAGATTTGCAGGAGCTGAGGATGAGATCAGGAggatacagaaaagaaaacaggcagcaaagcagcagttctgcatcctccaccccccagcccctcagggCTCCAGGGCCCCACCAGAAGGCAGAGGAACAGCTCCTCTGCTTCTTGGCTAAGAGTAAGTCTGGGCTGCCACAGCAATCTCAAGTAACCTGGGATATTTTTTGGCTGCTAATACATCACCTGGAGGGCATTAAAGCTTTGGGAAAGGAATGATCAGGGAAGAAGTGGGTGGAACTCCTAAAATAGGGAGGTTATTACCAAATTTCTGATTTAAAACTGGACGTGGGTGCTaggacagaaataaaatgtcttATCTAGGTGATGTTTATGcatctgcagagctgggcttttTTCATCCTGAGGTCAGCAGGGCTTTAGGGGTTTTCTCAAAATATCAGCAGCTCCTTGATAAGTAGCAGAATTTCCTGTTCTTTGGACTGAAAATGTTTCATTAGGGTTCAGGTGAACTCTCACATGTGATCTTAATGTTTCAGGGTCTTTTCCAGCACCTTCTCTATGAAGCAAACAGCTGTTTGTTTACTCATTAGCTTAattaagaggaaaaagcaaacagtgCAAGAGTCACCCAATTATCACAATACCAGACAAGTGTTTCCCTATGAAGCCCTTTAGAGAGATTCCAAAACACTTCTACAGCTTTAAACTTCTTACAGAATTAAGCAATTAGTTAAAAATACAACTTCTAATCCTATcagttgatttttaaaatgatgTCTTAGGCCCAAGTACTATATAGGAAAGTCAAAATTAGCTGATGGAACGAGAGGAAAGGACACAAACCCCTCTGGAATTATTTGTGGTCGTTACCTGGTGTATTCTTTCCTCACAGATATCAAGGTGCTGAAGCAGGCAGAGCATGTGATGGCCTCCAGAATCATTCTGCTGAATCCACAGttcacagcagctcctctgggtgGTAAAAACTTCAGTCATTTGGTTGGCTTTTGGCTCTTTTCCTGCCAATTGCCTCCTTTCCACCTGCTTAACAACAGAATACACGAGCCTCCTGTGAGACCTGCATGAGTAACTTGCCCACAGATGGGATTTAGCAGTGATATACTCCTTAAAATAAACCTAAAACCAGGTTTAGAACATTTAAACAGGTAAATGTTGCTGTaattagctggaaaaaaaaaaatcctaccaaTTCTCACGATATGGAATTTgacaatttaaaagaaaaccactaTTCACAGAATTCAGGGCaaacagaaattctgttttcttatcAATAAATCTTGTGGCAAAGACAACTTTAAGAGAAATGGAGAGGAGTGTTCTGGTAAGCAGCTCAAACAAGAACTACAGGAAGGAGAAGTgtttgggctgggggctgtttgttagggttttttttttttaactgaaatagaACAATGTTCTTCCTCATTAAACAGACTTCCCCACGACATTTAAGATAcatgaaaaaaggagaaaaactagTGAATTGGATAATTTTTGGAGAGAAAGGTACTCACATGTTTGTCCAGACTTTGTCACACCCCAAACAGCAAAATTAGTCACCTGTTTGACCTCGTCTGTACAACTGCAGTGTGGGAAATGTTTGCTCAGACGTGGGTGAGAGATGGATTGTTTAGGAAAGCAacattgatttgtttgtttacacaggtggTGACGAAACCAAGTGTGTAAAAACCTCTTTTCTCCTCGATCTGCTGAGGGAGGTGAACGAGGAGCTCCGGAGTCACGCGgtggcagctgggctggggcagagccaaGGGCTGGCCCGAGGTAAATCCCACCCCTGCTCTTTCTGGAATAGCCAGAATTGGGGTGAAGTGCAGATTTCATGTGTCAGCCTTCAAAGGATGTGCAGCCAGATTTTGCTGCACAGAAACCTGGGTTCCCTCTCGAGCTCTCCTGGTGAGGGAGAaccatagaattatagaatcccagaatcagctgggttggaagggacctcccagatcatcaatccaacccttgatccaaccccgctgtggttcccagcccatggcactgatgccacatccagtctcttcttaaaaacctccagggatggagaatccaccccttccctgggcagcccattccaatggctgagcaccctctctgcaaagaaattctttctaatatccaacctaaccctcccctggcacagcttaagacccagccctcttgcctgggaaaagagaccaaccccccccggctcccccctcctgtcagggagttgcagagagtgaggaggtctcccctgagcctcctcttctccaggctgagcccccccagctccctcagcctctcctcacagcacttgtgctccagtcccttccccagcctcgttgctctcctctggacctgctccttCAGAAAGGGCTGAACACACAGAGCCAGCCCTGactgtgctgctgagcagctctgagaCACACAGACTTCATGTCCCTTCCCTGGGCCTTAGCTAGCAGAAATTTCTCCACTAAAAGTCAAGTTTTAGACATTTCCTAAGGGTATCAAGGCACTTCACGACCCTTATGATAATTCACAATGCACCAGCAGGGCCTCACTTCACACTGAACAGTGATGAGAAATGCAGGATATTCTACACTTGCATTGCAGTGTTACAGCTTGGGTtctattttcacttttttttttgtccaattAATCTggtgaaatgctgcttttcttgcaGCAGCAAGTTGGGCTCAGGGTACAGAGGATGGCTCGTGGACTCAGGGAGAGGAACCAGCAGCAGTTGATCCTGCAGCCCTCTCTGCCAGAGAGTTTGTCATTTATCAGTATGGCATCTCCATCCTACAGTTTCTCAGACTTCACATTAATGTAAGTGTTTAAAACCTTGATATTTTTAGACACTGATATTTAATAATCAACAGCAGTTATAAAAGAAACTCCTCAGTTATAAAATCAATTATACCAGTTATAAAATCAATTAGAGAGTGACCATTGAGCCAATAGCAGGAATTAAATTCCAGTCCTGTTTTCTCCACAATGGTGTAGAGATTTGAAGTCAAATCTCTTCCCCAAAAGATCTAGTCAGTTTTTGTATTTGTTGTGGCACCTTTCTTAAGCACATCACTCAGGTAATGAAGAATTAATCACTGTGATAAAACATCTTCCCTTTCTATCTTGGAACAATAattctctcattttctctgcACAGTTCTTAGCACACCATGGCTTTGGTCTGGGGAAACTCTCCAGGGTCTTTCATAAGAGTCTCAAACAAATAATAAAGTTGCAGTgagcacagccagagctccaggacTGGAGCACACTTCCATTTACTTAATTAAAAAACTGGCAAGAGGAAATCCtaaggttatttttttaaacagcctCCATTTCCACGTGGGATTGGTTTGGCTCTGGGAACCCCCTGCAAATCAAGGCTGACATTTCAATGAACCTGGAGCCCATGAacccctctccccctgcagccctgctgtgctctcAGCTCTTACAGaacctttctccttctctttgcaGGCCCCAGAAATCAGGCTGTGTGTGGCCTCCAGCCTCCCCCCCAGTGATGCCACAGGCAATGCCTTCAGGGGCTCTTTCTTTTACCAGGTTTGCCCACTCCACACCTAGTCAGCCTTTGCAATACTTTGGTATCCATTCAGTTCTGGGGCTGGGaagtaaaatgcaaaaataattccTACCTTCCCAGTCGCAGTGTGCTCGATGCTCCCTAGGAAAAACATTGATATAAGAAATCCTCAAGTATTAATAAGCTCCAGATGTATCTGAACACAAACTAACAGCACTGAgttcaaatatatatttaatgtgAGGGTCATACCCAAAGCACATTTGTTAAATCAGCTCCAATTATCCAGTTTCTCGTGTCCAAGTTTTACCACTTTCATTTTGACCAAATTCTCTCTAGGTCAGCTTGACAGGAGTCAGTGTATCAGCATTTTACTCACTATAATTAGATTAGAATGTGACTATTTAGTGTTATTTCTTCCTATAAGTGAGGTATGCAAAAAGAAGCTTTCTCAGGTTCATGATCTATAAATACAaacctgcccagggcagagaaTGCACAAATGCTTTAGATTCACATCATAGACCATTAAATGAAGTCTCAGGACTGCCCTGTGCATATGGATATTCCCCTATACTGATTTTGAATCCTTGGACTTACCTAAAATCGAGGCAAAGCACTGGAAGAGCTGCATCAGCAGAGCCAATTCCTGCTGTGCTTCTGTCTCAGCTCTGgacactcattttttttttcccctcagaattCCAAGAACAAACTCTTCGTCCTGAGGGATTGCCTGAGCTCTGTGGGAGgtttcctgctcctcctggtgCACTGCTTGGCTCATGTCTCTGCTGCTGAGCTCCACCATGACACCAACCCCCTCTTCCTGAGCCTTTTTTATCAGGTGTGTTCCAAGTGCAATCCCATTATCCTcgtgtttgttaaaaaaataaatcactctAAAAGTGAGGGCTTAATGCTTTGTGCAACTCCAGCGACGAAAGGGGAGATGAAATAAGGTTTTTGTAATGAGTTAACAATTACCTGAACTGCCACTACAGCTACACAGGGGCTGTTCACAGCAAGATTCTTATTCAACATCTGAAGAACTGTTCTGCCTTAAGTGAAGCCagtgagaaagcagaaaaatgcacCAATTCATGCATTAATCCCCTGCctgcacacaaacaaaaacaccaacACCTTTGTTCCACTGACAGCTGAGGAGATAAAACCCACACGACTGCCTTCTAACCATCACCTGGGAGAACCCAACAGAGAGTTCTCATGATCACAGCCCTGCCTACAACACAGTTACACCAAATTcattgggaaaggaaaaaggaatggGGGGATCCTTCCCCAACACCTTGATGTGACACAGCAGGTTCTCAAAGCCTTTCAAAAAGAGtcatgtttgggtttttttttttccctccccaggcACTGAAAGCCTGTCTCAGTGAAATGTTCTCCCTCAGACTGCAGCTctcagcagctccccagggcagtaAATGCCAGGGGATAAGCCAGGTGTTGCTGAAGGAGGAACCCTTCTCCAAGGAGGGAGCAAACCTCATCTCCCAGCTTTACGAAGTCAAAGTGAAAAGGCCCACGGACATGGAAGGCTTTGAGAAGGTAACAAGAAAGCTCAGCACCaatattttcttgctttgctACAAAAACGACAATTTAACTTATTTATAGATGCCTGTGCCCATGTGCCTGCAGTTCATAGACTGGAATAGAGGACATTCACTCTGAACACACTTttttaagcactggaacaggttgtgcagagaggttgtggattcTCCCTCCTTGGAAACACCCAAACCCCCTCAGGACACAGCCTTTAGATGACTCTGCTTAAGCAGGGGGGGTTACAATAAATTATTTACCTTCAGGCAAATCATTAAGTCAGCATAAAAAGCATCACCATGTAAAACACATTTAAGGagtctataaaaattaaagttaGCAATTAACTGCTTTCTCCACTTCTGTGCTTATCCCACAGCACATGAGGAACAACCTCCTGCTCTGCATGAAATCTGAGGAACCACAGCATGACAAGTGGCTCGTGGAGAAAAAAGAGCATTTCCCTCATGGAAAGGACAGCTTAGGATGGTAAGAATAATTTGCCAGGAGCTGTTATTTACTATTTATATTTACTATTTATTATTTCGCCACCCTGTACAGtgaaatttgcttttctgttttgctcCCGTGAAGAGCCTGTGATTAAAATTTCACAACTGGCATTTCTCCCCTCTCATTTTAAACACCTCtttctatgtttttttttttcagctttgaagAGGAAACCTGCACTTCCTTGTCCCCTTCAGAACTTGAGGATAAAGTGGACGTGTTAACTGAGGAGCTGGTGCAGATCATAGAGGATGAACACCAGTTTTTAAGCAGCAAAGGCAACGAAGACCTGCTTTGTTACTACCTTGAAATCACTAGTTTGGAGAAGGACTGTCTGCTAAAACAAATCAATGCATTAGAGGAGGAAATAGCCCTGGGCAGAAAGTTGTAGTGGCACTCAAAGCCTTGGTGGTTTTGTTCTACCTTGGGTCTCTGCTTTGCCTATCAGGCTTTAAGCCAAAGTAAACCCtctatttctgttttatctgtggtgtatttttcctctccatgCTAAAGGCTCATTAAATCAGGAGTGGAAGCAGTGCAGTGGTTTGAGTGACAAGACTTTGGCCCCCCCCACTGACATTTCTGGCCACAGCCaagcagcaaaaagaaatattgctGCAAAAGCCCAGACTCAGAGTTTCCAGGAATAGAAGCAAAATACAGAATCACTCAGTTCTGCTCAGTGtcaaatgcattattttttaaactggtGGATCAATCTACAACATGTTGTGAAGTTCAGCTGAACAGTTACACTTTTCTCACTTTATGACACAGCAAAAGCTATAGATATAATTACCCCAAGTGACTGTATCTACACAATTACACACCAAGAGcaagaaatattattttccacCACTGAAAACAACTTGCCCAGCCCAGACAACCTTTACTTGTCCTGGAGTCACCATATCTCAGCTCTCTCCCATACAGGAAGGCAGGTCCTGCACTGTccaagcccagctctgctcttaGGCTTGGGGAGAcagtctctcctcctcccaAATTCAAGAGTCAAACCCTGAAACACATGAAACATTCAGTATTTGCTGATCAGTGAAGCATCACCACAGCCTCTGGTGCAGGTGAAAAGCAAgtgagggaagagcagagtcacTCAAgatccttccttcccccaccaGCACAGGGAAATTCAATAATTTCATGAGTCACTAAACACCCTCAACATTTCTGCTGGTGATATTTAGATCTCTGCTCACAACCCAGCTGTCCTTGCTGCCCCTGCCAGAAGGAAGCAAACTGTCCTTCAAAGCAACTTAGGggcatggggtttttttttcttccttaactTGCTTGTGTTTCCACCAAAAAGGTTTTAAACTCCCTTCAGGGCACCAGTAGCAGATCAGATggcttttataaaaaaaatcataaaatactttattgatatttgcatttccttttcaaCTCACAAAAGGAGTCTCACATCAGCATTAATATAAACATTTAAAACCTCAGATaaaaccccagaaaaaaaaccaaacagcttcAGACACACAGAGCAAGAGAGGCAGGGATTAGAGACAGCGAGTGCTTTGTGTTTTGACCAAGTTTTGCAGTGCCAGCCCTTCATCCCATTCCACAGTCAGTGCTCCTAGAACAGCCTAAAGCAGGCACAGCCACGGATCTACCGCTTGGTGTTGACCCAGTGGTACCTGTCCACACGTGGCCCTGAGAAGGCAGCTGGGGGCCTGGAGACCCTGTGCTGGCCATGGTAGGAGCCATCAGCCAGGTAGGTCTTCCTGGGGGGATACAGGGACCAGGGCTGCGTGGGAGCCTTGTAGTAGTCACTGGACTGAAGAGCAAGAAACAGGATCGTGTTAAAAGTGTGTTTGGGGAAGAGGGGGGACAGTCTCTTGCATTCCCTCATGAGGAAGCCtaaggagcagctcccagctcctaCAAAAAGCTCTATCCCATTCCCAGAATCACTTaggttgggaaaaaaacctctaagatATCAAAGTCCAGCCATCCCCCCAGTACTTCCAAGCCCACCACATCTAGAAGTCTCAAATCTCTCCCAGTCACAACATCACCACCACCCCAGGCAGCCTGTGGGGAAGAGGcttccccaatatccaacctaaaccttccctggagCAACTCAAGGCTGTCTCCTCTTGCCCTGTTGGTTTTGCCTCCATAGAACCTCCTCTggagagcaagaaggtccccccaagcctccttttctccggGCTGAGCCCTCCCTGAGCCAGAGCAGCAACATCACCCTGTGCTCACTCACCTGGTACACACTGTTGGGGTTGCTGACAGTAGGGATGGCTctgggctccctggggaagctCTCCTCATCCGAGGAGCTGCCAGAGTGACAGTCCAGGGCTGCCCTCTCCACAGCATAGTTGATGAGCTGCGGCAGCTCGGGGTTCTCCTTCCCGTCGAAGCGCACGATGGTGAAGGGCTCGTTCTTCTCCCCGTACCTGGAAGGGACCGGAGGTGtgtggtgctgctctgcacaagcagggacagctctgaaGGGGCCAGCTGGCACCAGCAGGTGAGCAGGCCCTCAGATGTCAAGGCTCTTAACAGGCTCGAGTTGATGACCCTTGCCCAGAGCACCCGACGTGTATCGGCCACCCCTTCTGAGCTCACCTGCAGCTGACCTCGAAGGGGTCAACCCACACTGTCATCTCCTTGGGCAAACCGAGCTCCTTGAAGTCCACACCACTCTCCACACAGGCTTGCTCCAGCAGGGGCTCTCTGGCCTCGTGTTTGTTTATCCTGATGCACCTGGGTAAGAGCAAAGTGCAGGAGGATCTCAGACTGTGCTGCAGCTTGGCAAGCCCTGCTGCCACAGGAGCCCACTCAAAATCACTGCTGGTCTTCCCAACACACGGATCTCAGGCTGCACTGCAGCTTGGCAAGCCCTGCTGCTACAGGAGCACACTCAAAATCACTGCTGGTTTTCCCAACACACGGATCTCAGGCTGCACTGCAGCTTGGCAAGCCCTGCTGCCACAGGAGCACACTCAAAAATCACTGTTTGCTTTCCCAACACATTCAGCCTGGTGATGCAGGTCGTCCCTCAGAGCCCCAACCAGCAGCTCAGCCTAAGGAGCTGATTTATAAACTCGAACAAGGCTTTGTTTTAAGCCCATAAAGCACTGACTCACTTCATCAGTAGTTTATGAGAATTAAAGGCAGTTAGAACAACTCCAAAAGTCAAAAAGCATTTGAGTTCTGCTTCCAAGGAGTCAGAGGCTGCTTAAGGCACTTAGTGCATATTGTCCTGAGACTTCCACCTCAGTCTCCAGTCACACCTTCACAGGCACACACTGAAAAACAGGTGCACCTCCACCAGTTAATAACTCTTTTTCCCTTGAGCTTAACGGATAACCAAGTGGTTCCCTTGCAGTTTTGTATCATTTATTTCCAATTTAAGGCCTCCAGGGTACTCAGGACCCCTTGAACATCACACAAAGCCTCCATTCCCTCTCCTGTTCCATTGAGTGTCCTCTCACCTGTAGGCTTGTCCTCGGTTTGGGTTGTCCACATACCAGTGATTCTTGTACTTCTCAAGCAGGATGGCAGTCAGGCTGGCTGcaaatttctctattttttccttGCTCAGCTTATCTTCCCTTTTCACCAGCTTTGTGATGAAGAAGACCGTGGCAGCAATTTCATCTTTCATCTTAAATTGCAGCACACGAGGTGTTTCAGCTGTTGGACAGTCAGCAGTACAGATGAGACACTACACTAGAGAGATTTAATAACATTAAGGTACTATCAGGTTCCAAGAATAGATGCTGCAAAACCTGCACAAGCCAGGGCAGATAGAGCCTAGATAAGTCTGACTGCCAAACAAAGGATAAATTTAGTTTTGGGTATTGAAACCAATTCAGTGCATTACTAGAAGGCACTTGCACAAAGCCAGTTAACAGCCTATATAAAATATGAGTTTAAAATATAGTGCTACTTATTATATATCACATATAGGCAACAAGCAGCAGGACTTATAATTAATTACACAGCTCTTAAATACAAAGAAGACCAAAAGCATCACcttttcagagcagagcaggcaaAAACCCAGGATACACTTTATAAACAGCTTCAAAGAGGCTCCAAGAAAACACCTCAAACACTATAAAAACTATttgcacagaaaggaaaagcccctcagctccccaaatcctcccttTCTCTGGTGGGGTTTGCTCAGGCTTTATATAGGACAGGCAGTTGGGATGTAACAACACTCAGGTGTGCAGGGGGTTCAGGTGTGTGGCAGGACATTAACTAACTCTGCTTTCAAAGGCATTTCAGTCTGCTTGGCTTTATTCCAAAACCAGCTCCTGGTTTTTAGGGTTTATTTAGAGTATATTCAGTTGACTTGTCCCTCAGTCTGCCTCATAAACACCTGTGAAATACTGAAGTGAAATATTCACCGTGAGAAAAACCAGTGCCAGGTTTATTAATTGATTATTAGAATTGTGCTTGGCTGCTTCTGGCAGATTTAACTGCTTTCTATGTGAAACCCTCACATTTGGTATTGTTGATTTAGAAAACTGCATCATTCTGCATTTATCATGTCATCAATCTTCCTAATGATCTAATTATTATATGATCATATTAATGATCATATTATACATTATACATTATAcattatacattatatattatatattatatattatatattatattatatattatatattatatattatatattatatattatatattatatattatatattatatattatatattatatattatatattattattattttatatatataatatatattattataagaAACATATTATAGATGTATTTAGTTTTTGAGTTGTTTCATGCTCTGTTTAAGAGCAGTTCCTCAGATGTGAGAGTTTAAAACTTCAGCCAGAGAAGAGCTGatgttccctttcccttctgctgcctcaggaagtGGTGTCTGCAGTGTCAGGGACCAGGAACTGCCCAGACAAAAGACCAAATGAAGGCAAAAAGAGCTGAGTGGTTCATCTggctcctgctggggctgcagatgCTGTTCCAGGGCTCCCATTTCAGCCCTGGAGCAGATTGTGCTCCAAGACAAGGCAGGAGAAACACGGGCTGTGAAGGCACAGGTTGGCAGGAGGAGCCAGCTTTGCAGAAATGGGCCTTAAACCATGAATTTCGGGCTATTTCTGGGTTTCCTCTCTCTCCACTCACACAGTTCCTTGCTCTACAGTTTTTTTCTGCATCCCTCCAAAAAAAGATTCACTGAGGATTTTAGTAGAAACTCTGGTTTTAAGGAACGAGTAATAAAACACcaatatataataaaattttataatatataatacataatatataacatataatatataatatataatatataatatataatatataatatataatatataatatataatatataacatataataaataatatagtAGTATAAATATGATATAAATAGTATAAATACAGTATAAATATAGTATAAATATAGCATATATAGTATAACTATAGTATAAATATGGTATAAAtagtataaataaatataatagtataaataaaactaatataataatatagaaaaccaatataataatatagaaatacACATAAATTACATGTACATATTATATGgacatatacatatatgtacatattatatatacatatatgtacatattatatatacatatacacatatattatatatacataaataaacacattatatatacatatataatatacacattatatatataatatatataatatgtatatatatagattatatatacatatacatatattaaatacatatacatatataaaatatataaatatatatcaaattatataaaaataatgtgtactaagtatatataaatatatggataatatataaaataatttataaaaataaattcaaataaaaaattaatgaatgaaATATACAAATAATAAGTAATAAAAGAACTCCATATGTCTTCTCCTCCTTTGTCTCACGTATCAAAATACTTCCTTAACAAGTGGGGATCTTTCCCCAGCCACTCAAATGAGAGGGAACTCAAAGTCTGGGGTAGAAAATGAACCCTCAGAACaagccctgggcagtgccaggggaaCAAAGAACCCCCCGTGCTGCGACCACAAGAGTT encodes the following:
- the LOC135401849 gene encoding uncharacterized protein LOC135401849 yields the protein MLPQASKTLSCWVFFLSQIKARETKIIQETEGGKFGNLVAYSILSQRHLRETVTLLQDSSRLKKVALRCQKEGTGLEHLVGEDLSVDGDTRDVLHLLKDNSEHVLLVLEFIQTVRLLQLRERHFKEIVSSLKGSEKFVEEANLITSEVRKFREQKMRRLEGQLKASLKNRGTKKRISSSFDPLQIKTTTLKREETTEEREDPWQAFQGEHLDLKGSPSWATPAEGAKLQDQLLPGEQRRRRRRRRELSGLQQDGDSREEHREGKAFPGKDFHPDLQELRMRSGGYRKENRQQSSSSASSTPQPLRAPGPHQKAEEQLLCFLAKNIKVLKQAEHVMASRIILLNPQFTAAPLGGGDETKCVKTSFLLDLLREVNEELRSHAVAAGLGQSQGLARGKSHPCSFWNSQNWAASWAQGTEDGSWTQGEEPAAVDPAALSAREFVIYQYGISILQFLRLHINAPEIRLCVASSLPPSDATGNAFRGSFFYQNSKNKLFVLRDCLSSVGGFLLLLVHCLAHVSAAELHHDTNPLFLSLFYQALKACLSEMFSLRLQLSAAPQGSKCQGISQVLLKEEPFSKEGANLISQLYEVKVKRPTDMEGFEKHMRNNLLLCMKSEEPQHDKWLVEKKEHFPHGKDSLGCFEEETCTSLSPSELEDKVDVLTEELVQIIEDEHQFLSSKGNEDLLCYYLEITSLEKDCLLKQINALEEEIALGRKL
- the BTG4 gene encoding protein BTG4 isoform X2, which encodes MKDEIAATVFFITKLVKREDKLSKEKIEKFAASLTAILLEKYKNHWYVDNPNRGQAYRCIRINKHEAREPLLEQACVESGVDFKELGLPKEMTVWVDPFEVSCRYGEKNEPFTIVRFDGKENPELPQLINYAVERAALDCHSGSSSDEESFPREPRAIPTVSNPNSVYQSSDYYKAPTQPWSLYPPRKTYLADGSYHGQHRVSRPPAAFSGPRVDRV
- the BTG4 gene encoding protein BTG4 isoform X1 is translated as MKDEIAATVFFITKLVKREDKLSKEKIEKFAASLTAILLEKYKNHWYVDNPNRGQAYRCIRINKHEAREPLLEQACVESGVDFKELGLPKEMTVWVDPFEVSCRYGEKNEPFTIVRFDGKENPELPQLINYAVERAALDCHSGSSSDEESFPREPRAIPTVSNPNSVYQSSDYYKAPTQPWSLYPPRKTYLADGSYHGQHRVSRPPAAFSGPRVDRYHWVNTKR